DNA sequence from the Acidobacteriota bacterium genome:
ATCGTGCTGGTGACCGGGCCGCTGTGGGCCCGGCCCGTCTGGAACACCTGGTGGACGTGGGACCCGCGCCTGACCTCGTCGCTGATCCTCTGGCTCATGTACCTGGTGTATCTCGTGCTGCGCGGCAGCCTGCCCGAGAGCCCCCGGATGCGCCAGTTCAGCGCCGTCTACGCCGTCGTCGCCTTCGCGGACATCCCCATCGTCTTCTTCTCCATCCGCTGGTGGCGCAGCATGCACCCGGTGGTGGTCTCCGGCCAGGGGATGAACCTGGAGCCGGAGATGGTCCATACCCTGATCGCCTCGTGCGTGGCGTTCACCCTGCTGTTCGCGCTGCTGTTCCGGATGCGCCTCGGGATCGAGTGGGCGCGGCTGGAGGCCCAGCGCCTGCGCCGGATTCTGCTCGAGAGGGAATGACAGATGAACGGCTACCTCTTTGCGGCCTACAGCTTCATCCTGCTGCTGCTCTTCGGTTACATCGTCGGCCTGCACGGCCGGCTGCGGCGGCTGGCCCGCGAGCTCGAAGCGCTCCGGCTGGCCCTCCGCGACGGGGAGGACGCCTGATGGGGATCGCCGGCTTCCGCTGCGGCGAATGCGGCGGGGAGAAATTTCCGGCGGGCGTCCGGCTCCTCCTGTGCCCAGCGTGCGGGGACAAGATCCATGCCGGCTGCTGGCCGCGCCACCGCGACCGCCACTTGGCGGCGGACCCCGGCGCCAAGCTGGACGCGGACGCGCGCCGCGGCACCATGGGCGACTACGGGATCATCCGCTGGGCGGATCCGCCCCCGTCCGGCCGCGGCGGCGACTGAATCGGACCCGCTCCCCCGCCGAGCATTTTTTTTGACAACGCCCGGCGGAGCATGTATATTAATTGGGTTTTTGCGAAACCCCGACCCACACCGCCACGATCAGAACTGGGATCATGAACTACTGGCTGACGCAATCATTTTCCGGCTACCTGTCGCAACACATGAACGAACTGATCGTCACCGGCATCGTCGTCTGCGCGCTGTTCATCGTGATCGTCTACCTGACCTTCTTCCGCCGGCGCCACGAGCCGGGCATCCAGCAGCTCATCGAGACCCAGTTTCTGGAAAAGACGCGCAATCTGCCCACGAAGGAAGAGATCCTCAACGCCATCGTCGAGTTCGACCGCTACCCTTCGTTCATCCGCATCCTGACCGCCGTGCTCAACCAGTTCACCATGGATTACCTGTACAGCTACGGCGAACTCGTCAAGGCTTTCAGCACCCTGGTGGACTTCCCCAAATCGGGTTTGGGCATCTCCGCCGCCCAGCGCGCCGCCATGATCACCATGGTGCGGGTGTTCACCAGTTCCGACTTCATCAGCCAGAAATGCGGTGAAGTCCTCGACGAGAATTTCGACCGCTTCATGGACGAAGCCTCCGCCAGTTGAGTGCGCCGTCTTGATCGCTCCATCCAGTTTCAGGGAACGCAACACTTTTACCGGGGGTTGCGTCCGGCGCGATCCAGCCAATCCCGACTCAGCGTCGCTTCAACTCGAGCGCGCACGGCAGCCGCACGATCGGAACAGGAGCAGCGATGAATGAACCCAAGCCCTTGCCGAACGGCACATCGACGCGCTGGTCGCCCTTTGTGCTCATGATAATTCTGGGATGCGCCGGCCTGCTGTTGGCGGCGGGCACCCGGCTGTGGGCGCTTTCCGCCCTGCCGGCGGGCTTGGCCTTCGGTTTTGTGCTCCAGAAGGGTGACCTGTGCGGGGCGTCGGCCTTCAGCGAAGTGCTGATGCTGCGGGACGCCCGGAAGCTGGGCGGCATCTGGTTGGCGATCGCCTGTTCCATGGTTCTGTTCGCCCTGGCCGGCCAGCTCGGCTGGATGCCGATCCAGCCGAAACCGTTCCTCTGGATGAGCTACCTGACGGGCGGCCTGGTTTTCGGCGTCGGCACCGTCCTGGCCGGAGGGTGCGTCAGCGGGTGTCTGTACAAGGCGGGCGCAGGCAATTTGAACTCGATCGCCGCGCTAATCTGCATGCCCTTCGGCATCGCCATGGTGGAGACAGGCCCGTTGGCGCCATTCGCCCAGTGGATGAAACGCTTCTCCATCAGCGGGGCCGACGGTCAGGCTGTTTCTCTGTCCACGCTGACGGGGTTTCCGTACTGGTTGCTTGCCCTGATTCTGTTCGGCCTGACCCTCAGCGTTTTTTGCCTGATGGGCCGGCGGCGGTCAGCGGATGGGCGCCGCCGCGGGTTTCGCGTTTTTCTCACCGGCCCCTGGCGGGCGTGGCAGGCCGGGATTGCGCTCGGCGTCGTCGCCCTGTTCGCGGCCGTCAGCGCCGCCGCCGCTGGCCGGTCGTACCCCATCGGTGTCACGCATGGCGTGCTCAACCTGCATCAGGTGATCACCGAGCGCAACCTCGTCCACGACTGGGGGGCGCCCGGGCCCGTCGTCAATCCCGGTGCCAAGCCGGCTCCGCAATCCGTCGGACAACTGCCGCCGGTCAAGCCGCCGGTGAAGAAAGTATCCTGGTGGCTGATCCTGGTGGTGCTCGGCACCCTATACGGCGCTTACGCCAGCGCCAGTCTGGCGGGTCCGGTTCGGTTGAAGGGCCGGGAACCTCTGGAACTGGTCGTGGCGATCGTGGGGGGATTGTTGGTGGGCGTCGGCGCGGCGTTGGCATCCGGCTGCGTGGTGGGCAACATCCTGTCGGGATGGGCCCTGATGAGCGTGGGCCTGGTTATGTTCGGCCTGGCGGTGGTCGTCGGCAACTGGCTGACCACCCACTTCTATCTGATGGGTGGCTCGCTCGCCGATCTCCCGCTGACTCTGGGCAAAATCTTCCGCCGGCGATAAGAGGCGACTCGTTCCGCGCCGTCCAACGGGTGCCGGCAATGGAAACGGCTCCCCGCCAAGGGAGCCGTCCGCACATCGTTCCATCGGTCAGGACGCGGGGCTCAGGAGCAGCCGCTGGTCTCGCCGCAGTTGGGGCACTTGTAGCAGGCGCCGTTGCGGACCATGATGGAACCGCACTGGAAGCAGGGGGGCGCGTCGGGCTGCAGCTCCAGCAGCAGCGGCTTCTGAGTGGCGGGCTCGGTCCGGGCCGCCTTCTTCGGCTCGGCGGCCGGCGCGGCGGCGGGCTCCTCGACGGGGATGATGCCCAGCTTCTGGTGCTCTTCCTCCGGGAGGAATTTCAGCGCCAGCCACTTGAAGATGTAGTCGAACAGCGACTTGGCGTATGGGATGTGCGGGTTGCCGGTGAAGCCGGACGGCTCGAACCGCGTGTGGGTGAACTTTTCGACGAGGACCTTGAGCGGCACGCCGTATTGCAGGGCCATGGACACGGCCGTGGCGAAGCCGTCCATGACGCCGGAAATCACGCTTCCCTCCTTGGCCATGACCACAAAGATCTCGCCCGGCGAGCCGTCCTCGTACATGCCCACCGTGATGTAACCCTCGTGGCCGCCGATGGCAAACTTGTGGGTGATGGCCCGGCGCTCGTCGGGGAGCTTCTTCCGGACCGGCCGGTAGACCACTTTCTCCTCGGCCGCCGGCTTGGTGTCGGCGGTGGTGGACAGCGGCTGGATCTGCTTGGAGCCGTCGCGATAGATGGCGATGGATTTAAGCCCCATCTTCCAGGCTTCCATGTAGGTCTGGGAGATGTCCTCCGGCGTGGACTCGTTGGGCATGTTGACCGTCTTGGAGATGGCGCCCGACAGGAACGGCTGGACGGCGGCCATCATCCGCACGTGGCCCATGTGGTGGATGGTGCGGTTGCCCTGCGCCGGTTTCAGCGCGCAGTCGAAGATGGCCAGGTGCTCTTCTTTCACGAGCGGGCACCCTTCGATGGTGCCGTGCCCCTCGATATAGTTGAGGATCTTGCGGACCTTCTCGTCGGGGTAGCCGAGGCGCGTGAGGGCGGCCGAGACGGTGCTGTTGACGATCTTGATGCCGCCGCCGCCGACGAGCTGCTTGTACTTCACGAGGGCCAGGTCGGGCTCGATGCCGGTGGTGTCGCAATCCATCATGAAGCCGATGGTGCCGGTGGGAGCGAGCACCGTGGCCTGCGCGTTGCGGAAGCCGTGCTGCTCGCCTTCCTGGATCACCTGGTTCCAGACCTCGCGCGCCTGCTTGTACAGTTCGGGCGAGACGTTCTGCGGGTCGATGTACTTGAGAGCGTCCCGGTGGTAGTGCATGACCTCGAGGAACGAGGTCTTGTTCTTCGGATACTGGGCGAAGGGGCCGAGCTGCTCGGCGATCTTGGCCGAGGTGAGGTACGCCTGACCGGTCATGATCGCGGTGATGGTGGCCGCAAAGTCCCGTCCCTGATAGCTGTCGTAAGGGAGACCCATGTACATGAGCAGTGCGCCGAGGTTGGCGTAGCCGAGGCCGATGGGGCGGAACTCGTGGGAGTTCCGGTCGATCTTCGGCGTCGGGTAACTGGCGGCGTCGACAATGATCTCCTGGGCGGTGAACACCACCTCGATGGCCTTGCGGAAGCTGACGGCGTCGTACTGCCCGTCCTCCGTGGCGAAGCGGAGCAGATTCAGGCTGGCCAGATTGCAGGCGGAGTCGTCGAGGAACATGTATTCGCTGCACGGGTTCGAGGCGTTGATGCGGCCGCTGCTCTTGCACGGGTTCCAGCGGTTGATGGTGGTGTCGAACTGGATGCCCGGATCGCCGCAGGCGTGCGCCGAATCGGCGATGAGGCGCATCAGATCGCGGGCCTGGAATTCGTGAACGACCTCGCCGCTGGTGATAGCCTTCGTCCGCCAGGGTTCGTTGTTTTCCACGGCGCGCATGAAATCGTCGGTCACGCGGACGGAGTTGTTGGCGTTCTGAAAGAAGATGGAGCTGTACGCCTCGCCGTCGATGGACGCCTCATAGCCGGCTTGCACCAGGGCCTGGGCCTTGCGCTCCTCCTTGACCTTGCACTGGATGAAATCGACGATGTCCGGATGGTCGATGTTCAGGATGACCATCTTGGCCGCGCGGCGGGTCTTGCCGCCGGACTTGATCACGCCGGCGAATGCATCGTACCCCTTCATGAACGATACCGGCCCTGAGGCGGAGCCGCCGCTGGCGAGCTTTTCCCGCGAGGAGCGGAGCGACGAAAGGTTCGTGCCGGTGCCCGATCCGAATTTGAAGAGCCGGCCTTCGGTCTTGGCCAGCTCCAGGATCGAGTCCATGGTGTCCTCGACCGAGTTGATGAAGCAGGCCGAACACTGGGGTTTCGGCTCGCAGCCCACGTTGAACCAGACGGGCGAATTGAAGGCGACCTTCTGGTTGATGAGCAGGTAGGTCAACTCGTCGGCGAACACCCGGGCATCGCTCGCTTCCTGGAAGTAGCCCAGTTCGGTGCCCCAGCCGGTGATGGTTTCCACCACCCGGCTGATGAGCTGCTTGACGCTGTACTCGCGGCTGGGCGTGCCCAACTGGCCGTGAAAATACTTCGAGGCGACGATGTTGGTCGCGGTCATGGACCAGTCGCTGGGCACCTCGACGCCCGGCTGCTCGAAGATCACCTCGCCCTTGCTGTTGGTGATGCGGGCATCGCGGGTTTCCCATTCCAATTCATCAAAGGGATGGCGGTTCTCTTGAGTGAAAAATCGACGGAACGTCAATCCTTTCTTTGGTTTAGACTGTCGTCGGGTGTTTGAAGCCGAAAGTTCCACAGCCACTTGCTTATCGAGTTCCATCCCTGAATCTCCTTCAGAAACATGCGTAGCCCGTAGGTTTAGCGCAATTGGTCAAATTATGGCGCATGTATCCGGGCATGTCAAACGAAAAGTACTATATTTTGTAGATATAAACGCTCCTGGCACAATATATTGTATCCCGTGGGCTACGTGTACTTTAGCGTTAACACGCTCTTCACAATCCGGCCAAACCCTTGCGGGGAGGACCGCTCCGCCGGGAACCCCGGCTGGCGAGGCTTTGATGCATATTGATCGCCGAATTTGTACTATAATCCACTGTTATTTTATGGAGCCGCCGGGACGGCAAGCATGCGGACCAAGCGGTGCCGACCGCCACCGGCCGTCGTGCGGGTGGGTGTGGCGCAGCAGGCGGTCCGCAACCACGTCGCCCCGATCGGGAGTCGCGGCACATCGCTGCTGCGAGGGTCACAGGTGAAACAGCTCATCGTGAACGCCGATGATTTCGGCGCCAACACCGGCGTCAACCGGGGCGTCCTGGCGGCGCATGAGGCCGGCGGGTTGTCCAGCGCCACGCTGATTGCGGCGGGTGAGGCGTTCGTCGAAGCGGCGGCCCTGGCCCGCACCGCGCCGGCGCTCGGCGTCGGCGTCCACCTCGTGCTGGCCGGCGGGCTGCCGCCGGTGGCCGTGCCGGCCGATGTGCCGACCCTGCTGAGTGCGGACGGGCGGCTCTGGCGGGATCTCGGAACGTTCGCCCGCCGCTGGGCTGCCGGCCGCATTGATCCGGCGGACGTTGAGACCGAGATCGAAGCCCAGCTCGACCGCGTGCGCGACGCCGGCATCACGCCCACCCATGTGGATGCTCACAAGCACGTGTTCGTGATCCCCGGCGTGATGCGCCGGGTGGCGGCCGTCTGCCGCCGTCGCGGCATCGGAGCCGTGCGCAATCCGTTCGACGCCGATCCGCTGGCGCCTGGACTGGCGCCGCCGGGCGCGTGGCGCCGGCGGCTGCTGCAGTGGCTGTTCGGTCGGTCCGTGCGGCTGGCGCAACCGGGCTGGCGGCGGGCGGCGGCCGGCCTGTGGACGCCCAACCGGTTTTACGGTGTGGCTGCAACCGGGCTCTGGACGGCCGGGTACCTGGAGCGGATCATCGCCGGGCTGACGAGCGGGTGTGCCGAACTGATGACACATCCCGGGATGCTGGATGAGTCGCTGCGCGCCAGCCGGACCCGGCTCAAGGAATCTCGGCAGGTGGAGCTGGACCTGCTGTGCGGCGCGCTGCCGCCGCTCCTGGCGCGACACGGGGTGACCCTGCGCACGTTTGCGAACCCGGGCGCGTAACCGCCGGCCGTGTGGCGCGTTCGCCCGCAGCCGCAGGAACATATCCCGCAGATATGGAGAACCGGAGGGCCGGGCGTCGGATCCCGGCCGGGCGCGGCTTCAGACGAGACGGCCGTCGGGGGCGCGCAGGTCGATGAATCCCTGGCGCTTCAGGTGATGGATGAACGCGGAGAGGCGCTCGGCGGCGGGCCGGACTTCGTCGCCGAACCGTTCCACCAGATCCTCGGCGATCTGGCCCACGGACCGGTTGCCGTCGCAGCGGCCCCAGACGAAGGAGCCGATGGCGTCCAGCTTGACCTGGACGTTGGGCTTGCGGCGCCGCGGCAGGAACAGCCTTCGGGCCCATGCCGACTTGAATCGCGGCACCTCGAGGGCCACCAGCTCCCCCTCCAGATTGATATGCCCCAGCCGCCGCAGCGGCACCAGCTCCATGAGATTATGTTCGGATTGCGCGCGTTTTCTGGCCATCGTGTCTCGCCCGTCTCCGGCAAATTTCACCAACGCCCCATTTCACCACAAAGCCGGCGGGAACTCAAAGAGAATGGGCGTCCGGCCGGCGAAAAAAAACGGGCGGGACCCGTGTCCCGCCCGGATCGGATCAGCAGGGCACCCCGCGGCTACATGGCCCGCGGCGGTGCCGGCTCGTCGGGGCTCCCGGCGTTGGACACCGGGACCTTCACCAGGTACCAGCCCACGAACAAGAA
Encoded proteins:
- the ccsA gene encoding cytochrome c biogenesis protein CcsA codes for the protein IVLVTGPLWARPVWNTWWTWDPRLTSSLILWLMYLVYLVLRGSLPESPRMRQFSAVYAVVAFADIPIVFFSIRWWRSMHPVVVSGQGMNLEPEMVHTLIASCVAFTLLFALLFRMRLGIEWARLEAQRLRRILLERE
- a CDS encoding CcmD family protein — translated: MNGYLFAAYSFILLLLFGYIVGLHGRLRRLARELEALRLALRDGEDA
- a CDS encoding YeeE/YedE family protein, coding for MNEPKPLPNGTSTRWSPFVLMIILGCAGLLLAAGTRLWALSALPAGLAFGFVLQKGDLCGASAFSEVLMLRDARKLGGIWLAIACSMVLFALAGQLGWMPIQPKPFLWMSYLTGGLVFGVGTVLAGGCVSGCLYKAGAGNLNSIAALICMPFGIAMVETGPLAPFAQWMKRFSISGADGQAVSLSTLTGFPYWLLALILFGLTLSVFCLMGRRRSADGRRRGFRVFLTGPWRAWQAGIALGVVALFAAVSAAAAGRSYPIGVTHGVLNLHQVITERNLVHDWGAPGPVVNPGAKPAPQSVGQLPPVKPPVKKVSWWLILVVLGTLYGAYASASLAGPVRLKGREPLELVVAIVGGLLVGVGAALASGCVVGNILSGWALMSVGLVMFGLAVVVGNWLTTHFYLMGGSLADLPLTLGKIFRRR
- a CDS encoding vitamin B12-dependent ribonucleotide reductase, giving the protein MELDKQVAVELSASNTRRQSKPKKGLTFRRFFTQENRHPFDELEWETRDARITNSKGEVIFEQPGVEVPSDWSMTATNIVASKYFHGQLGTPSREYSVKQLISRVVETITGWGTELGYFQEASDARVFADELTYLLINQKVAFNSPVWFNVGCEPKPQCSACFINSVEDTMDSILELAKTEGRLFKFGSGTGTNLSSLRSSREKLASGGSASGPVSFMKGYDAFAGVIKSGGKTRRAAKMVILNIDHPDIVDFIQCKVKEERKAQALVQAGYEASIDGEAYSSIFFQNANNSVRVTDDFMRAVENNEPWRTKAITSGEVVHEFQARDLMRLIADSAHACGDPGIQFDTTINRWNPCKSSGRINASNPCSEYMFLDDSACNLASLNLLRFATEDGQYDAVSFRKAIEVVFTAQEIIVDAASYPTPKIDRNSHEFRPIGLGYANLGALLMYMGLPYDSYQGRDFAATITAIMTGQAYLTSAKIAEQLGPFAQYPKNKTSFLEVMHYHRDALKYIDPQNVSPELYKQAREVWNQVIQEGEQHGFRNAQATVLAPTGTIGFMMDCDTTGIEPDLALVKYKQLVGGGGIKIVNSTVSAALTRLGYPDEKVRKILNYIEGHGTIEGCPLVKEEHLAIFDCALKPAQGNRTIHHMGHVRMMAAVQPFLSGAISKTVNMPNESTPEDISQTYMEAWKMGLKSIAIYRDGSKQIQPLSTTADTKPAAEEKVVYRPVRKKLPDERRAITHKFAIGGHEGYITVGMYEDGSPGEIFVVMAKEGSVISGVMDGFATAVSMALQYGVPLKVLVEKFTHTRFEPSGFTGNPHIPYAKSLFDYIFKWLALKFLPEEEHQKLGIIPVEEPAAAPAAEPKKAARTEPATQKPLLLELQPDAPPCFQCGSIMVRNGACYKCPNCGETSGCS
- a CDS encoding ChbG/HpnK family deacetylase, whose product is MRTKRCRPPPAVVRVGVAQQAVRNHVAPIGSRGTSLLRGSQVKQLIVNADDFGANTGVNRGVLAAHEAGGLSSATLIAAGEAFVEAAALARTAPALGVGVHLVLAGGLPPVAVPADVPTLLSADGRLWRDLGTFARRWAAGRIDPADVETEIEAQLDRVRDAGITPTHVDAHKHVFVIPGVMRRVAAVCRRRGIGAVRNPFDADPLAPGLAPPGAWRRRLLQWLFGRSVRLAQPGWRRAAAGLWTPNRFYGVAATGLWTAGYLERIIAGLTSGCAELMTHPGMLDESLRASRTRLKESRQVELDLLCGALPPLLARHGVTLRTFANPGA
- a CDS encoding PqqD family protein; protein product: MARKRAQSEHNLMELVPLRRLGHINLEGELVALEVPRFKSAWARRLFLPRRRKPNVQVKLDAIGSFVWGRCDGNRSVGQIAEDLVERFGDEVRPAAERLSAFIHHLKRQGFIDLRAPDGRLV